A window of Kineococcus sp. NBC_00420 genomic DNA:
GTCGGGCCCGGTCACGGAAGTCGCCGACGTCGAGGAAGGGCTGCGCGGCGACGATGCGTTCCACCTCGACGGCGTGCAGGTCCTTGACCACGGTCAACGGGGGACGGATCCCCCACCGCTGCTCCCCATCAACCGATGGACCAGCGGGAGTCGGAGGCTCGCTGCGCCAGACGTCGGTGGAGGCCTGGACGTCGACGGGCAGGATCGCGATGCCCAGACGTCGAGCCTCAGCCACGAGGAGGCGGCGGGGGTACATGCCGGGGTCGTGTTCGATGAGACCGGTGAGGAACTGCACCGGGTAGTGCGCCTTCAACCAGGCACTCTGGTAGGTGATGGCGGCGAACGCGGCGGCGTGGGCGCGCGCGAAACCGAACCCGCCGTGGGCGGCGATGAGTTTCCACACCGCGTCGACGACGTCGCGGGGGTAGCCGCGGGCGGTGGCTGCGGCGCGGAAGTCGGCTTCCACCTCGAGGCGGGCGTCGGGGTCGGAGAGGTGGCGGCGCCACACGTCGGCGCGGGCCAGGCCGCAGCCGGTGAAGACGTCGAGGATGCGCATGACCTGCTCGTGGAAGATGACCACGCCGTGGGTCTCGGACAGGATCGGGGTGAGGTCGGGGTGTGGGAGGCGGCGGGGTCCGCCGGTGGCGACCCAGCCGTGATGGCCCTCCAGGAACGGGGAGATCATGTCCCCGGCCATCGGTCCGGGCCGGAAGAGGGCAACGTCGATGACGAGGTCGGAGAACGCCCGAGGCTGGAACTTCCCCAGCAGCTCACGTTGGCCGGGGGACTCGATCTGGAACACCCCGAGGGTATGGGTGGAGCGGATCAGCTCGAACGTGGCGGGGTCATCCAGGGGGATGGTGTCCAGGTTTGGCGCGAGGCCAGGAGTGGAGCCACCGACGAGGACCTGTGCCCCGGTAGACGTTTCCCTGGTTGGCGCGACAGGGGCGGGTTCGCCGACCGGGGACTGCGAACCCGCCGCGCCCACGGCGCGGTAGCCGGGAACGAGGTGGGCCAGTTCGGGAACTCCGACCGCGGCGGAACGTGGCGCTGGTTGCGTGTTCTCCGGCGCCGCTGCGGTGCGTTCGATCTCGGTGAGGGTGTAGGCGATGGCCGACTGCATCCGCACACCGAGGACGTCGAGTTTGAGCCAGCCCATCGGGTCGATGTCGTCCTTGTCGAACTGGCTCATGGCCATGCCCTCGATCCCGCACGCCTGCACCGGGGTCCGGGCGAGTAGGGACGCGTCGGAGAGGATCACCCCGCACGGGTGCATCGAGAGGTGCCGGGGCAGGCGGTCGAGGGTGGCGGTGACGTCGACGAGCAGGTCCAGCTGCCGGTGACCGCGCACCAGCTCCGCGAGCTCACGCAGTTCGGGGAGTTCCGCCATCGCTTGCCGGACGCGGGAGGCGGACACCCCGCGCAGGCTGGCCGCGACTTCGTCGACGACTTCGGGTTCCACCCCCAGGGCGAGGCCGGCGGCGCGGACCGCGCCGCGGGCGCGATAGGCCTGGGTGGTGGCCATCAGGGTTACGCGTTCGGGCCCGAAGCGGTCGCGGATGGCGCGGTAGATGTCGTGGCGGCGGGCGGACTCCACGTCGAGGTCGATGTCGGGAAGGGTCTCGCGTCGATCTGAAATGAAGCGCTCAAAAAGGAGGCCATGGTCCAGGGGGTCCACGTTGCTTACCCCGAGCAGCCACAGCAGGACGCTGCCCACGCCGGACCCGCGGGCGGTGGCGCGCACGCCGAGGCCGTGGATGAGGCGGACGGATTCGTCGACGGCGAGGAAGTAGGTGGCGTAGTTGAGGCGGTCGACGACGGCGAGTTCAGCGTGCACCCGCTCCTGCACCGCCCGCACCCTGGCAGGGTTCGCGCCGGGGTAGCGACGGCCGATACCGGCATTAGCGCGGGCGCGCAGCATCCCGAGTGCGGCGGCGTAGCCGTTCGGGTCGTCGGCGAAGGTGGCCGCGGCGTCGATCCCGAGGACCGCCGGTTCCGGCACCCGCGCTCTGCCCCACCCCAGGTCGGTTTCCGGGTCCAGGCGGCACCGCTCGGCCAGGGCGGCGGTGCGTTCCAGCAGT
This region includes:
- a CDS encoding PHP domain-containing protein; translated protein: MSTPFTHLHVASGHSHHHGTTDPATLAAAAASAGSPALALTDRGQMAGLIQHVSACRSVGIDPIAGVDLALRPGQSSRRPGATQTFTHPPAPGGAAVGAAGGAAVGAGPGPGAGRIVVLAHGRTHGAGWAALCRATTTAHRANTTSSGASPSAATAALTPHALATALAPATGNEHAATVLLGPGTDLGQALATGRLRDVIDAWETWTRLLPATALAVEVVCHLTRDGHPASVGTAARVLRAAAAVGIPTVLTNAVRLLHPGDVPTADVGDAVAALRGLEELHAAHALLPNAQAWLKPPQLMEDLAREIATAAGVEHRGRDHAGGLLERTAALAERCRLDPETDLGWGRARVPEPAVLGIDAAATFADDPNGYAAALGMLRARANAGIGRRYPGANPARVRAVQERVHAELAVVDRLNYATYFLAVDESVRLIHGLGVRATARGSGVGSVLLWLLGVSNVDPLDHGLLFERFISDRRETLPDIDLDVESARRHDIYRAIRDRFGPERVTLMATTQAYRARGAVRAAGLALGVEPEVVDEVAASLRGVSASRVRQAMAELPELRELAELVRGHRQLDLLVDVTATLDRLPRHLSMHPCGVILSDASLLARTPVQACGIEGMAMSQFDKDDIDPMGWLKLDVLGVRMQSAIAYTLTEIERTAAAPENTQPAPRSAAVGVPELAHLVPGYRAVGAAGSQSPVGEPAPVAPTRETSTGAQVLVGGSTPGLAPNLDTIPLDDPATFELIRSTHTLGVFQIESPGQRELLGKFQPRAFSDLVIDVALFRPGPMAGDMISPFLEGHHGWVATGGPRRLPHPDLTPILSETHGVVIFHEQVMRILDVFTGCGLARADVWRRHLSDPDARLEVEADFRAAATARGYPRDVVDAVWKLIAAHGGFGFARAHAAAFAAITYQSAWLKAHYPVQFLTGLIEHDPGMYPRRLLVAEARRLGIAILPVDVQASTDVWRSEPPTPAGPSVDGEQRWGIRPPLTVVKDLHAVEVERIVAAQPFLDVGDFRDRARPRRPTLLRLARLGALDDLAGLDPVVGASLRPGTTYRASHSTSPDGGEGSERALRRVLTRGDLLAHLQQISTRSRAGRPPGPESRGRSGERVVPQPRSSAATSPPLAANTAVISAATSAETLVSDLADVETRTETGTARPQRTASPAARTAAGLSSAVPPAAVQPGERSAVQPAGQSAGRGVGRSAGRFAGWHSGQLALPLGDLDLASAAAGHLAPTPEQQVSTELASTGMDLQQHVLTPHLPELRRRGFTPAQRLLEVRTDVDVLVAGVRVATQTPPVRSGRRVVFLTLEDGTGCVDVTVFADVQASTSHHLLYRASLLLVTGRVRRTGPRGVSVLAVQLHALT